The Palleronia sp. THAF1 genome window below encodes:
- a CDS encoding type III PLP-dependent enzyme translates to MTMNFQSTDAVGRISAPSLEEVVATHHFEQPTLVLDTSIVAANFRALDAGLGDAVIHYAVKANPAPQIIETLVEEGAGFDAASRGEIELCLSMGARPDHISFGNTIKKERDIAYAHRVGITLFAADAEEELEKIARNAPGARVYIRIITEPNGADWPLTRKFGCAPERAEALLSYASELGLDPVGLSFHVGSQTRFASQWTHTLGQVAAVWHNARAAGHDLRLLNIGGGFPAFHGEDIDAPTDYASAVRAQVRDLFGNVETLMAEPGRSLVADAGMIAAEVVLVSRKSETDLHRWVYLDIGRFSGLAETEGEAIRYQLQTWRDGEETGPCILAGPSCDSVDVLYEKRPVQLPLSLRAGDRIVIRNCGAYTSTYASVGFNGFPPLDVMVI, encoded by the coding sequence ATGACAATGAATTTCCAATCAACCGACGCCGTCGGCCGTATCTCTGCCCCCTCTCTGGAAGAGGTCGTGGCGACGCATCACTTCGAACAGCCGACGCTGGTGCTGGACACGTCCATCGTGGCCGCGAACTTCCGCGCGCTGGATGCCGGTCTGGGCGACGCCGTGATCCACTACGCCGTGAAGGCCAACCCGGCCCCCCAGATCATCGAGACTCTGGTCGAAGAAGGCGCAGGCTTCGACGCCGCATCGCGCGGTGAGATCGAACTGTGCCTGTCGATGGGCGCGCGACCCGACCACATCTCTTTCGGCAACACGATCAAGAAAGAACGGGACATCGCCTACGCCCACCGGGTCGGCATCACCCTGTTCGCCGCCGACGCCGAGGAAGAGCTGGAGAAGATCGCCCGCAACGCCCCCGGCGCGCGCGTCTACATCCGCATCATCACAGAGCCCAACGGTGCCGACTGGCCGCTGACCCGCAAGTTCGGCTGCGCGCCAGAGCGGGCCGAAGCGCTGCTGTCCTACGCTTCCGAACTGGGGCTGGACCCGGTTGGCCTGTCGTTCCACGTCGGTTCGCAGACCCGTTTCGCCTCGCAATGGACGCACACGCTGGGTCAGGTCGCCGCCGTATGGCACAACGCCCGCGCGGCTGGACATGACCTGCGCCTGCTCAACATCGGCGGCGGCTTCCCCGCCTTCCATGGCGAAGATATCGACGCCCCCACCGACTATGCGTCCGCCGTACGCGCGCAGGTTCGCGATCTGTTCGGCAACGTCGAGACTTTGATGGCCGAACCGGGCCGCAGCCTCGTCGCCGACGCAGGCATGATCGCGGCAGAGGTCGTTCTGGTGTCCCGCAAGTCCGAAACGGACCTGCACCGCTGGGTCTACCTCGACATCGGCCGCTTCTCTGGCTTGGCCGAGACCGAGGGAGAGGCGATCCGCTACCAGTTGCAAACTTGGCGCGATGGCGAAGAGACCGGCCCCTGCATCCTTGCTGGTCCTTCGTGTGACAGCGTCGACGTGCTGTATGAAAAGCGTCCCGTCCAACTGCCGCTATCTTTGCGCGCGGGCGACCGGATCGTCATCCGCAACTGCGGCGCCTACACCTCGACCTACGCATCGGTCGGCTTCAACGGCTTCCCGCCGCTAGACGTCATGGTGATCTGA
- a CDS encoding PQQ-dependent sugar dehydrogenase: protein MRYLLICALLLSCGERDTPSLSTTQGATPELPAPRQTLLPTVNIAPAKGWPKGAAPVAAEGLTVQAFHTGLDHPRWMHVLPNGDVLVAEANKQDSGPKGLRSFVEGLVMGRAGARVPSADRISLLRDADGDGVAEGRTILLDDLTSPFGMALMDGYLYVANTDGLVRVPFAAGQTEVGTPEHVADLPAEGTNRHWTKGLLAHQGKLYVSVGADSDHGENGLAAEEMRAAVLQVDPATGAVREYATGIRNPVGMDVHPGTGMIWAVVNERDELGDNLVPDYLTRVRDGDWYGWPHVYWGGAPDPRVDQGTRPEGEALRPDYALGAHVAPLGLTFADGAQLGHGQGAYVGLHGSWNRVPASGYEVVFVPFSGAMPSGKPQTVLSGFLDAEGNAYGRPVGVEVAPDGALLVADDVGNTIWRVSR, encoded by the coding sequence ATGAGGTACCTTCTGATCTGCGCCCTTCTTCTGTCCTGCGGTGAGCGGGACACGCCGTCCCTGTCGACGACACAAGGGGCGACGCCTGAACTTCCGGCACCGCGCCAGACGCTTTTGCCCACGGTGAACATCGCCCCTGCGAAGGGCTGGCCGAAAGGGGCTGCACCGGTGGCGGCAGAGGGGCTGACGGTGCAGGCGTTCCACACCGGCCTCGACCATCCGCGTTGGATGCATGTTCTGCCCAACGGCGATGTGCTGGTGGCAGAGGCAAACAAGCAGGATAGCGGGCCGAAGGGGCTGCGCAGTTTCGTCGAAGGTCTGGTGATGGGGCGCGCGGGGGCGCGGGTGCCCTCTGCCGATCGCATCAGCCTGCTGCGCGACGCGGACGGGGATGGCGTGGCCGAAGGGCGGACGATCCTGCTGGACGACCTGACCAGCCCCTTCGGCATGGCCCTGATGGATGGTTATCTTTACGTGGCAAACACCGATGGGCTGGTGCGCGTGCCTTTTGCGGCGGGCCAGACGGAAGTGGGCACGCCAGAACATGTGGCCGATCTGCCAGCCGAGGGCACCAATCGGCACTGGACCAAGGGGCTGCTGGCGCATCAAGGCAAGCTGTACGTCTCGGTCGGTGCGGACAGCGACCACGGCGAGAACGGTTTGGCGGCGGAAGAGATGCGCGCAGCGGTGCTGCAGGTCGATCCGGCGACGGGTGCGGTGCGGGAATACGCGACGGGTATCCGCAACCCCGTGGGGATGGACGTGCATCCGGGCACGGGCATGATTTGGGCGGTCGTGAACGAGCGCGATGAGTTGGGCGATAATCTGGTGCCCGATTACCTGACCCGCGTGCGCGACGGGGATTGGTACGGTTGGCCCCATGTCTACTGGGGCGGTGCGCCCGATCCGCGCGTGGATCAAGGCACACGGCCAGAGGGCGAAGCGCTGAGACCGGACTACGCCTTGGGTGCGCATGTGGCACCGCTGGGGCTGACCTTTGCCGATGGCGCGCAGCTGGGCCATGGGCAGGGGGCTTACGTAGGCCTGCACGGATCATGGAACCGCGTCCCTGCATCTGGCTACGAGGTGGTCTTCGTGCCGTTCAGTGGCGCAATGCCGTCTGGCAAGCCGCAAACGGTGCTTTCGGGTTTTCTGGACGCGGAGGGCAACGCCTATGGGCGGCCCGTGGGCGTAGAGGTCGCACCGGACGGAGCGCTTTTGGTGGCGGATGACGTGGGCAACACGATCTGGCGGGTCAGCCGCTAG
- a CDS encoding CatB-related O-acetyltransferase, translating into MERSSVAVGRFTYGHDRMTVRQWKESANLRIGDFCSVAKGLTVFLGGGHRTDWITTFPFGHIFAEELGGTGIVGHPTTRGGVTIGSDVWIASNVTIFSGVATGDGAVIGGNATVTRDVGPFEGWAGNPARKIRDRF; encoded by the coding sequence GTGGAACGTTCTTCGGTCGCGGTCGGTCGGTTCACCTACGGCCACGACCGGATGACCGTCCGCCAGTGGAAAGAAAGCGCCAATCTGCGGATCGGTGATTTCTGCTCGGTCGCCAAAGGTCTGACGGTGTTCCTTGGCGGCGGACATCGCACGGACTGGATCACGACCTTTCCGTTCGGCCACATTTTCGCAGAGGAACTGGGCGGAACCGGCATCGTCGGACACCCGACGACCCGCGGTGGCGTTACCATCGGCTCTGACGTCTGGATCGCGTCCAACGTGACAATCTTTTCTGGTGTCGCCACCGGCGATGGTGCGGTAATCGGCGGCAATGCAACGGTGACGCGCGATGTTGGCCCCTTCGAGGGTTGGGCTGGCAACCCTGCGCGCAAGATACGCGACCGGTTCTAG
- the rpsI gene encoding 30S ribosomal protein S9, which produces MAEQVTSLEELNQAVSGTSAEVEMEAPREPVRDEFGRAYATGKRKDAVARVWIKPGTGKFLIRNNKGEFIDYTKYFARPVLQMILRQPFQIADVEGQFDVQATVKGGGLSGQAGAVKHGISKALQLYDPSLRGALKAAGFLTRDSRVVERKKYGKAKARRSFQFSKR; this is translated from the coding sequence ATGGCCGAGCAAGTTACCTCTCTGGAAGAGCTGAACCAGGCCGTCTCGGGCACCTCTGCCGAGGTCGAGATGGAAGCCCCCCGTGAGCCGGTGCGCGACGAATTCGGTCGCGCCTACGCCACGGGCAAGCGCAAGGACGCCGTTGCGCGCGTTTGGATCAAGCCGGGTACCGGCAAGTTCCTGATCCGTAACAACAAGGGCGAGTTCATCGACTACACCAAGTATTTCGCGCGCCCGGTGCTGCAGATGATCCTGCGCCAGCCGTTCCAGATCGCCGATGTGGAAGGCCAGTTCGACGTGCAGGCCACCGTCAAGGGCGGCGGTCTGTCCGGTCAGGCCGGTGCTGTGAAGCACGGCATCTCCAAGGCTTTGCAGCTGTACGATCCGTCCCTGCGCGGTGCTCTGAAAGCCGCTGGCTTCCTGACCCGCGACAGCCGCGTGGTCGAGCGTAAGAAGTACGGTAAGGCCAAGGCTCGCCGTAGCTTCCAGTTCTCGAAGCGTTAA
- the rplM gene encoding 50S ribosomal protein L13 yields the protein MKTFTATPADIDKKWILIDAEGVVLGRLASIIAMRLRGKHKPSFTPSMDMGDNVIVINADKVQLTGKKRDKPNYWHTGYPGGIKSRTTGAILEGKYPERVVMQAVKRMLPGGSLSRQQMTNLRVYASAEHPHEAQSPEVLDVKAMNKKNTRESK from the coding sequence ATGAAAACCTTTACCGCTACCCCGGCGGATATCGACAAGAAGTGGATCCTGATCGACGCCGAGGGCGTCGTTCTGGGTCGTCTTGCCTCGATCATCGCCATGCGCTTGCGCGGCAAGCACAAGCCCTCCTTCACGCCGTCCATGGACATGGGCGACAACGTGATCGTCATCAACGCCGACAAGGTGCAGCTGACGGGCAAGAAGCGCGACAAGCCGAACTACTGGCACACCGGTTATCCGGGCGGCATCAAGTCCCGCACCACCGGCGCCATCCTTGAGGGCAAGTACCCCGAGCGTGTGGTCATGCAGGCCGTCAAGCGCATGCTGCCCGGCGGTTCGCTGTCGCGTCAGCAGATGACCAATCTGCGCGTCTATGCGTCGGCCGAGCACCCGCATGAGGCGCAGTCGCCCGAAGTGCTGGACGTGAAGGCGATGAACAAGAAAAACACGCGGGAGTCCAAGTAA
- a CDS encoding PLP-dependent aminotransferase family protein → MRLSELIRDRIASGALLPGTRLPPVRELAWQLGITPGTVARAYTTLTDAGILRAEVGRGTFVADPKVTGLPTFGPSPWVPDDTEADGRISLVSPRLPDLGQVAYLHAAFGRLAMRPPAHLLDYPTSKAFAPARRAVLRWLGGTIMGTLDEQDIVLTHGGQSGISLVLQAVLKGRAPQVAVEELSYPGFRRAAQLLRADVTGVPMDAQGIIPDALDQIARRHEIQVLCTSPEIHNPTGIVTPTDRREQIARVAAARGIHVLEDDCYRLGQPTGPTYRALLPELGWHVSSLSKALTPALRIGFAVAPQAHRTALRRAAEYGFFGLARPLADVAEDILSRDETYALMDRLRLAVGDYVREAVNILGGYDLAWRPDVPFLWLTLPQGWRAAAFVREAEAVGVQMRSAEDFVLRDAAAPHAVRMAINGQVPLPVFAQAMQRLRVLLDNPTEVIEV, encoded by the coding sequence ATGCGGCTGTCCGAGCTGATCCGGGACCGGATCGCGTCGGGTGCCTTGTTGCCCGGCACGCGCTTGCCGCCGGTGCGGGAGCTTGCGTGGCAGCTTGGTATCACGCCCGGCACCGTTGCGCGGGCCTACACGACGCTGACCGATGCAGGCATACTGCGGGCCGAGGTCGGGCGCGGCACTTTCGTGGCCGATCCCAAAGTCACCGGCCTGCCGACATTCGGCCCGTCTCCTTGGGTGCCGGACGATACAGAGGCAGATGGTCGTATCAGCCTTGTGTCTCCGCGTCTTCCGGATCTGGGGCAGGTGGCCTATCTGCATGCCGCCTTCGGGCGGTTGGCGATGCGGCCCCCCGCGCATCTTTTGGACTACCCCACGTCCAAGGCCTTCGCGCCCGCGCGTCGTGCGGTGTTGCGTTGGTTGGGTGGGACGATCATGGGGACGCTGGACGAGCAGGACATCGTTCTGACCCACGGCGGGCAGTCCGGCATCTCGCTTGTGCTACAGGCTGTTTTGAAAGGCCGCGCGCCGCAGGTCGCGGTGGAAGAGCTGTCTTATCCCGGTTTCCGTCGTGCCGCGCAGCTGCTGCGGGCGGACGTGACGGGTGTGCCGATGGACGCGCAGGGGATCATCCCCGATGCGCTCGACCAGATCGCGCGGCGGCACGAGATCCAGGTGCTTTGCACCAGCCCCGAGATCCACAACCCCACGGGGATCGTCACCCCGACCGACCGACGGGAACAGATCGCCCGCGTCGCCGCCGCCCGCGGCATCCATGTGCTGGAGGATGACTGCTACCGCCTTGGCCAGCCCACCGGCCCGACCTACCGCGCGCTTTTGCCAGAGCTGGGGTGGCACGTGTCGTCCTTGTCGAAGGCACTGACACCCGCGTTGCGCATCGGCTTCGCGGTGGCGCCGCAAGCGCATCGCACCGCGTTGCGGCGCGCGGCGGAGTACGGGTTTTTCGGGCTGGCGCGTCCCTTGGCCGATGTGGCCGAGGATATCCTGAGCCGCGATGAGACCTACGCCCTGATGGACCGCTTGCGGTTGGCCGTGGGCGACTACGTTCGGGAAGCAGTGAACATCCTTGGCGGCTACGATCTGGCATGGCGGCCCGACGTTCCGTTCCTGTGGCTGACGCTGCCGCAGGGCTGGCGCGCGGCGGCTTTTGTGCGCGAGGCAGAAGCGGTCGGCGTGCAGATGCGCTCTGCCGAGGACTTCGTTCTGCGCGATGCGGCCGCCCCCCACGCGGTGCGCATGGCGATCAACGGACAGGTCCCGCTACCCGTCTTTGCGCAGGCCATGCAGCGGTTGCGTGTGCTATTGGACAACCCGACAGAGGTGATCGAGGTGTGA
- a CDS encoding DUF1127 domain-containing protein, with amino-acid sequence MASDAFTFPAHPNTNGTIPTIVRRKGVPWPISTLILWQERVRMRDQLRTSPPELLDDMGLDAQMVRLECSMPFWRA; translated from the coding sequence ATGGCCTCTGACGCATTCACCTTCCCGGCGCACCCGAACACGAACGGGACCATCCCGACAATCGTGCGCCGAAAGGGCGTGCCGTGGCCGATCTCTACCCTTATCCTGTGGCAAGAGCGGGTTCGGATGCGCGACCAATTGCGCACCAGCCCCCCAGAATTGCTGGACGATATGGGGTTGGACGCGCAGATGGTTCGCCTTGAGTGCAGCATGCCGTTCTGGCGCGCCTGA
- the speD gene encoding adenosylmethionine decarboxylase, with the protein MDGANLFQLGIGLETGAQAEDQPRDIFDDARDDHFIRDDEGRVFAGRHLIIEVCDGHGLDDEARIQQAFRDCVETCGATLLHIHTHKFSPQGVSGVAVLAESHISVHTWPEIGYGAFDVFMCGDARPWLAVDVLKKAFATSDVRVKELLRGDGVVNEIVAA; encoded by the coding sequence ATGGACGGAGCCAACCTCTTCCAACTGGGGATCGGTCTGGAGACAGGCGCCCAAGCGGAAGATCAACCTCGCGACATCTTTGACGATGCGCGTGACGACCACTTCATTCGTGACGACGAAGGCCGCGTTTTCGCGGGCCGTCACCTTATCATCGAGGTCTGCGACGGCCACGGTCTGGACGACGAGGCGCGCATTCAACAGGCGTTCCGCGATTGCGTCGAGACCTGCGGCGCGACCTTGCTGCATATCCACACACACAAGTTCTCGCCCCAGGGCGTCAGCGGCGTGGCTGTGCTGGCTGAAAGTCACATCAGCGTCCACACGTGGCCCGAAATCGGTTACGGCGCGTTCGATGTGTTCATGTGCGGAGATGCCCGCCCCTGGCTGGCGGTCGATGTGTTAAAGAAGGCCTTCGCCACTTCCGACGTGCGCGTGAAAGAGCTTCTGCGCGGTGACGGCGTCGTGAACGAGATCGTCGCGGCGTGA